A DNA window from Chryseobacterium sp. MEBOG06 contains the following coding sequences:
- the rpsA gene encoding 30S ribosomal protein S1, whose amino-acid sequence MSKETNSAEVLLNQNVAPEQFDWDSFESGLDADARKEKSDLEEIYNGSLNSLNDNDVLVGRVVRLTDKEAIVDINFKSEGVISLNEFRYNQGLKVGDEVEVMVDKREDKTGQLQLSHRKARTLKAWDKVNELHETGEIVNGFVKSRTKGGMIVDVHGIEAFLPGSQIDVKPIKDYDQFVGKTMEFKVVKINPEFKNVVVSHKALIEADIEGQKKEIIAQLEKGQVLEGTVKNITSYGVFIDLGGVDGLIHITDLSWSRVNHPSEILEDGQTVKVVILDFDDEKTRIQLGMKQLEAHPWDALSADLKVGDKVKGKVVVLADYGAFVEIAPGVEGLIHVSEMSWSTHLRSAGDFVKVGDEVEAEVLTLDREERKISLGIKQLSKDPWENIETKYPVGSQHVGTVRNFTNFGVFVELEEGIDGLIYISDLSWTKKIKHPSEFCAVGDKLDVVVLELDIQARRLSLGHKQLTENPWDKFETKYAEGTIHAGKAVEVHDKGASVQFEDAEVEAFCPSRLLEKEDGSKIKKGEDAQFKVIEFNKEFKRVVVSHTGIFRDEEKKNVKESSSRNVSSSSNNEERSTLGDIDALAELKRKMEEGK is encoded by the coding sequence ATGTCAAAAGAGACAAATTCAGCAGAGGTTTTATTAAACCAAAACGTAGCACCAGAACAATTTGATTGGGATTCATTCGAATCAGGTCTTGATGCAGATGCGAGAAAAGAAAAAAGCGATTTAGAAGAAATCTATAACGGATCTCTTAACAGCCTGAACGATAATGACGTTTTAGTTGGTAGAGTTGTAAGATTAACTGACAAAGAAGCTATCGTAGACATCAACTTCAAATCTGAAGGTGTTATTTCTCTTAACGAATTCCGTTACAACCAAGGCCTGAAAGTAGGTGACGAGGTAGAAGTAATGGTTGACAAGAGAGAAGACAAAACTGGTCAGTTACAATTATCTCACAGAAAAGCTAGAACGCTTAAAGCTTGGGATAAAGTAAACGAGCTTCACGAAACTGGAGAAATCGTTAACGGTTTTGTTAAATCCAGAACTAAAGGTGGTATGATCGTTGACGTTCACGGAATCGAAGCATTCTTACCTGGTTCTCAAATTGACGTTAAGCCAATTAAAGATTACGATCAGTTTGTAGGAAAAACTATGGAGTTCAAAGTTGTGAAAATCAACCCTGAGTTCAAAAACGTAGTGGTATCTCACAAAGCATTGATCGAAGCAGATATCGAAGGTCAGAAAAAAGAAATCATCGCTCAGCTTGAAAAAGGTCAGGTTCTTGAAGGTACTGTTAAGAATATTACTTCTTACGGTGTATTCATTGACTTAGGAGGTGTAGATGGATTAATTCACATTACAGACCTTTCTTGGTCTAGAGTGAACCACCCATCTGAAATCCTTGAGGATGGTCAGACTGTAAAAGTTGTAATCCTTGATTTCGATGACGAGAAAACAAGAATCCAATTAGGTATGAAGCAATTAGAAGCTCATCCTTGGGATGCTCTTTCTGCTGACTTGAAAGTAGGTGACAAAGTAAAAGGAAAAGTAGTAGTTCTTGCTGACTATGGTGCATTCGTAGAAATCGCTCCAGGTGTAGAAGGATTAATCCACGTTTCTGAAATGTCTTGGTCTACTCACTTAAGATCTGCTGGTGACTTTGTGAAAGTAGGTGATGAAGTAGAAGCTGAAGTATTAACTTTAGATAGAGAAGAAAGAAAAATTTCTCTTGGTATCAAGCAATTGTCTAAAGATCCATGGGAAAACATCGAAACTAAATATCCTGTAGGATCTCAGCATGTAGGAACTGTAAGAAACTTCACTAACTTCGGTGTATTCGTAGAGTTAGAAGAAGGTATCGACGGATTAATCTACATCTCTGATCTTTCTTGGACTAAGAAAATCAAGCACCCATCTGAGTTCTGTGCAGTAGGTGATAAATTAGACGTTGTAGTTCTTGAATTAGATATTCAGGCTAGAAGATTATCTCTAGGTCACAAACAATTGACTGAAAACCCTTGGGATAAATTCGAAACTAAATATGCTGAAGGAACTATCCACGCTGGTAAAGCTGTAGAAGTTCACGATAAAGGAGCTTCTGTACAATTCGAAGATGCTGAGGTTGAAGCTTTCTGCCCTTCAAGATTATTAGAGAAAGAAGATGGATCTAAAATCAAAAAAGGTGAAGATGCTCAATTCAAAGTAATTGAATTCAACAAAGAATTCAAGAGAGTTGTAGTTTCTCATACAGGTATCTTCAGAGACGAAGAGAAGAAAAACGTAAAAGAATCTTCTTCTAGAAACGTATCTTCTTCTTCAAACAACGAAGAAAGATCTACTCTTGGAGACATCGATGCATTAGCAGAGTTGAAGAGAAAAATGGAAGAAGGTAAATAA